One stretch of Oceanimonas pelagia DNA includes these proteins:
- a CDS encoding ATP-binding protein, producing MEHHDFNPGHLLAELRELDEHPRIEAKQAREIGSSIMQTVCAFANEPGLGGGYLLLGVREPDEQHEEFWLEGVQNPDTLLNTLQTNCRDQFETPVPVRGKTVILEGKRLLVVFVPELEPAAKPCVFKGKFDSKNKRKTGVWRRGLNGDYECGQHDLEPLILAKLGSGFERVVPDDAEWDDLDPEAIALYRKLRAQVRPHAEELQADDQEMLRALNLVKRVQNRWVPNIAGLLLLGKPLALRRLLPSVRVDYVRIQGTQWVEDPDQRFTTTLDFREPLLRLIPRLEAAILDDMPRHFRLNEGETQRSDQPWVPGKVIREAVVNAVMHRDYQVNQPVLVVRYSNRLEIRNAGYSLKPEMHLGDMGSVLRNPVVAGVLYDVNFAETKGSGIRTMRRLLEQAGLSPPVFSSQILENQFTAIYLLHQLLGEQQLAWLQQFKHLALSDDEAKALILAHETGAVDNGALRAVTGLDTLSASQVLSKLHHQRKCLVKGGAGPATYYQLAEWQTLPLFASAEPVTTEKTENTSDPVTNTSDLDANASDLDANTSDLPALLQSRIAALTPKARKDKLWPVILWLCAIRPCKADELASLLNRQITHLKNAHLSPMREQQGLLEYLHPEVINHPEQAYRTTVAGRRWLQQQGITL from the coding sequence ATGGAGCACCATGACTTCAACCCCGGCCACCTGCTGGCCGAATTGCGGGAGCTGGATGAACACCCTCGCATCGAAGCCAAGCAGGCCAGGGAAATTGGCAGCTCAATCATGCAGACAGTGTGCGCCTTTGCCAACGAGCCCGGGCTGGGCGGTGGCTATTTGCTGCTGGGCGTAAGGGAGCCGGACGAGCAGCACGAGGAATTCTGGCTGGAAGGCGTGCAAAACCCCGATACGCTGCTGAATACCCTGCAGACCAATTGTCGTGACCAGTTTGAAACACCGGTGCCGGTCAGAGGCAAAACCGTCATCCTTGAAGGCAAGCGCCTGCTGGTGGTTTTTGTGCCCGAACTGGAGCCCGCCGCCAAACCCTGCGTATTCAAGGGGAAGTTCGACAGCAAAAACAAACGCAAAACCGGCGTCTGGCGGCGTGGGCTAAATGGTGATTATGAGTGTGGGCAACATGATCTGGAGCCGCTGATTCTGGCCAAACTGGGCAGCGGATTTGAGCGTGTGGTGCCAGACGATGCCGAATGGGATGACCTGGATCCAGAGGCCATCGCGCTTTACCGCAAACTGCGGGCTCAGGTGCGCCCCCACGCCGAAGAGCTGCAGGCCGACGATCAGGAGATGCTGCGAGCGCTGAACCTGGTTAAACGCGTTCAGAATCGCTGGGTGCCCAATATTGCAGGCCTGTTGCTGCTGGGCAAACCTCTGGCATTGCGGCGATTACTGCCTTCGGTCCGGGTCGACTATGTACGCATTCAGGGTACTCAGTGGGTGGAAGATCCCGACCAGCGATTTACCACGACACTGGATTTCCGTGAGCCACTATTGCGCCTGATCCCCAGACTGGAAGCCGCCATTCTGGATGACATGCCCCGCCACTTCCGGCTGAATGAGGGCGAAACCCAACGTTCAGATCAACCCTGGGTTCCCGGAAAGGTGATCCGTGAGGCAGTGGTGAATGCGGTGATGCATCGCGACTATCAGGTGAACCAGCCTGTGCTGGTGGTGCGCTACAGCAATCGTCTGGAAATCCGTAACGCCGGTTATTCTCTCAAGCCGGAAATGCACCTGGGTGATATGGGCTCAGTGCTGCGTAACCCTGTTGTGGCGGGCGTTTTGTACGATGTGAACTTTGCGGAAACAAAGGGCTCGGGGATCCGCACCATGCGCCGCCTGCTGGAGCAGGCCGGGCTGTCTCCTCCGGTGTTTTCCAGCCAGATCCTGGAAAATCAGTTTACCGCCATCTACCTGCTGCATCAGTTACTGGGTGAGCAACAACTGGCATGGCTTCAACAGTTTAAACACCTTGCCCTGAGTGATGATGAGGCCAAGGCTCTGATCCTCGCCCATGAAACCGGTGCGGTTGATAATGGAGCACTGCGAGCCGTAACCGGCCTCGACACCCTGTCTGCCAGTCAGGTGCTGAGCAAACTGCATCATCAACGAAAATGTTTGGTCAAAGGCGGAGCCGGGCCCGCCACTTACTATCAACTGGCAGAATGGCAGACATTGCCATTATTCGCATCAGCTGAGCCTGTCACCACAGAAAAAACGGAGAATACGAGTGACCCCGTCACAAATACGAGTGACCTCGATGCAAATGCGAGTGACCTCGATGCAAATACGAGTGACCTCCCCGCTTTGCTTCAGTCACGTATTGCAGCACTTACACCCAAAGCCCGTAAAGACAAGCTATGGCCGGTGATCCTGTGGCTTTGTGCCATTCGGCCCTGTAAAGCTGACGAACTGGCAAGCTTGCTAAACCGCCAGATCACACACCTGAAGAACGCTCATCTGAGCCCAATGCGTGAACAACAGGGTTTACTGGAATACCTGCACCCGGAAGTTATTAACCATCCGGAGCAAGCCTACCGCACCACCGTCGCTGGCCGACGCTGGTTGCAACAACAGGGGATCACCCTTTGA
- a CDS encoding AAA family ATPase: MLNSEQIHAELNKLGCALEPGKNNPSYAYEHFLGNGKYLYVKRKANGSVDKAPLVLHPDCLALRPIIDRIDGLSVTWQKVKSTSYRRYPKDNGASQYGYDANVSTGQALSQLVALLTDSAPVRQTNTASTYQTASKQKDLPMHPLNQILFGPPGTGKTYATTEMAVRIAEAEWFQNISETHDGDALREAVKGKYDELVKAKRVVFTTFHQSFAYEDFIEGIRAETDEQNNGLRYEVTDGIFKQLCNDAAVKVQVASTESVSLEGKRIWKMSLGNTLGGEEYIYEECVKQGYALLGYGDDIDFSDCHSREAVKAKLEDIYQSPVANNNYTLTSVHVFKNQMQQGDLIVVSDGNHKFRAIGQITGDYEFLETDERVGYQQLRRVNWLRQYQPSLSIEHLFLKALSQMTLYELKPTTIDHARLEQLLAPTGGQESEHKPHVLIIDEINRGNISRIFGELITLLEPDKRKGGADARSVILPYSKEPFTVPDNLYVIGTMNTADKSLAQLDLALRRRFSFVEMMPKPELLSDFTVHGVSLKEMLTVINQRIEALLDAEHLIGHSYFMPLLNMPETEREQALADMFRNRILPLLQEYFFDDYQRIGWVLNDPAKQPDHRFIVTDEALRDHLPKLDKLFPAEVAEQLLDRRYRINEKAFASAEAYQGIVK, translated from the coding sequence ATGTTGAACTCTGAGCAAATCCATGCAGAGCTGAACAAGCTGGGCTGTGCTTTGGAGCCCGGTAAAAATAATCCTTCCTATGCCTATGAACATTTCTTGGGCAATGGAAAATATCTTTATGTGAAACGTAAAGCCAACGGCTCGGTAGACAAGGCGCCACTGGTATTGCATCCGGATTGCCTGGCACTCAGGCCAATTATTGACCGTATCGACGGCCTTTCGGTTACCTGGCAAAAAGTCAAAAGTACCAGCTATCGCCGCTATCCCAAAGATAACGGCGCATCACAATATGGTTATGACGCTAACGTAAGCACAGGCCAGGCTCTGTCTCAACTCGTTGCCCTGCTGACTGACTCTGCCCCCGTACGGCAGACAAACACCGCCAGCACATACCAGACCGCTTCCAAACAAAAGGACTTACCCATGCACCCTCTGAACCAGATCCTCTTCGGCCCGCCCGGCACCGGCAAAACCTACGCCACCACCGAAATGGCGGTTCGCATTGCTGAAGCGGAATGGTTTCAGAACATCAGCGAAACCCATGATGGTGACGCGCTGCGCGAAGCGGTTAAAGGTAAATATGACGAGCTGGTGAAGGCAAAGCGGGTTGTTTTTACCACGTTTCATCAAAGCTTTGCCTATGAAGACTTTATCGAGGGCATCCGTGCCGAGACCGATGAGCAAAACAACGGCCTGCGCTACGAGGTCACCGATGGTATCTTTAAGCAGCTGTGCAACGATGCGGCAGTAAAGGTACAGGTTGCATCTACCGAGTCGGTATCACTGGAAGGAAAACGCATCTGGAAAATGTCGCTCGGCAATACTCTGGGTGGCGAGGAATACATCTATGAAGAGTGCGTCAAGCAGGGCTATGCCCTGCTGGGATACGGTGACGATATCGACTTCAGTGACTGTCACAGCCGCGAAGCCGTCAAGGCAAAACTGGAAGACATTTATCAGTCCCCGGTAGCCAACAACAACTATACGCTGACCTCGGTGCATGTCTTCAAAAATCAGATGCAGCAGGGCGATCTGATTGTGGTATCCGATGGCAACCACAAGTTCCGCGCCATTGGGCAAATTACCGGGGACTATGAGTTTCTGGAAACCGATGAACGGGTCGGTTACCAGCAACTGCGGCGAGTAAACTGGTTGCGGCAATATCAGCCCAGCCTTTCCATAGAGCATCTGTTCCTGAAAGCCCTGTCACAAATGACACTTTATGAGCTCAAGCCCACCACCATTGATCATGCCAGGCTGGAGCAACTGCTGGCACCAACAGGTGGTCAGGAGAGCGAGCACAAGCCTCATGTGCTTATCATCGATGAAATCAACCGGGGCAATATTTCCCGTATTTTTGGTGAGCTGATCACCCTGCTGGAGCCGGACAAGCGCAAAGGCGGAGCCGATGCCCGCTCGGTGATCCTGCCTTACTCCAAAGAGCCTTTTACCGTTCCCGATAATCTTTATGTGATTGGCACCATGAACACCGCCGACAAATCACTGGCCCAGCTTGATCTGGCGCTGCGCCGTCGTTTCAGCTTTGTGGAGATGATGCCCAAACCTGAGCTGCTGAGTGATTTTACCGTTCATGGTGTGAGCCTGAAAGAGATGCTGACCGTCATTAACCAGCGGATTGAAGCACTGCTGGATGCAGAGCACCTGATCGGCCACAGCTACTTTATGCCGCTGCTTAATATGCCAGAGACCGAGCGGGAGCAGGCCCTGGCGGATATGTTCAGGAATCGCATCCTGCCCCTGCTGCAGGAATATTTCTTTGATGACTATCAGCGAATTGGCTGGGTGCTGAACGATCCGGCCAAACAACCGGACCACCGCTTTATCGTCACCGATGAGGCACTAAGAGACCATCTTCCCAAGCTCGATAAACTGTTTCCGGCCGAGGTTGCAGAGCAACTACTGGACCGTCGCTACCGCATCAATGAAAAAGCCTTTGCCAGCGCCGAGGCCTACCAGGGCATCGTAAAATGA
- a CDS encoding McrC family protein, translated as MTLVVREYATLSCEGNGAGMDAGVVSPATFDWLLSLQQGWKGRAELLKVEGKKRLRLCNHVGYLQSPGGEAIEILPKTEHEQPAEPDRLRRLLQRMLRSALGVKHREAGNAELLRSSAPLHEWIIGQFLHEVAELVRRGLRFDYHNVEEQCRFVRGRLDMNRQLRQTPDKATQFHVRHAEFSPERIENRLIKTALKVAFTLTRSSDNWRLANSLRHQLHDIAALHRPMQYFNRWDHGKMMKGYEAVKPWCRLILEQLNPDFQKGEHRGIALLFPMEQLFECYLASCLRRQLQPGARLTAQASRRHLLKHATHPASEPQGWFTLKPDFLVEHHQASFVLDAKWKLLNQHQATSEHKYGIRQADLYQMFAYGHTYLSGEGHLMLIYPKHRDFNQPLPAFHFDERLSLWCVPLDLDNGELVPGDWQSAFECFSQPITTSP; from the coding sequence ATGACGCTGGTCGTGCGCGAATACGCCACTCTGAGCTGTGAAGGGAATGGCGCCGGCATGGATGCCGGTGTGGTCTCGCCAGCCACCTTTGACTGGCTGCTTTCGCTGCAACAGGGCTGGAAAGGCCGCGCCGAGCTACTTAAGGTGGAAGGCAAAAAACGACTGCGGTTGTGCAACCATGTGGGCTACCTGCAAAGCCCTGGTGGAGAGGCCATTGAGATCTTGCCCAAAACTGAACATGAGCAGCCCGCTGAGCCAGACCGGTTACGGCGTTTGCTGCAGCGCATGTTGCGCTCGGCGCTGGGGGTAAAGCACCGTGAAGCCGGCAATGCAGAGCTGCTGCGCTCCAGTGCTCCCCTGCATGAGTGGATAATCGGTCAGTTTTTACATGAAGTCGCCGAGCTGGTGCGCCGGGGCCTGCGCTTTGATTACCACAATGTGGAAGAGCAGTGCCGGTTTGTGCGGGGCCGGCTGGATATGAACAGGCAGCTCCGCCAGACGCCAGACAAGGCCACTCAGTTTCATGTGCGCCATGCCGAGTTCAGCCCGGAACGGATTGAAAACCGGCTGATAAAAACCGCGCTGAAAGTGGCGTTCACACTGACCCGCAGCAGTGACAACTGGCGGCTGGCCAACAGCCTGCGCCATCAGTTGCACGATATTGCTGCCCTGCACCGGCCCATGCAATATTTTAACCGCTGGGATCACGGCAAGATGATGAAGGGCTACGAGGCAGTCAAACCCTGGTGCCGGTTAATTCTGGAGCAGCTAAACCCGGATTTTCAGAAAGGGGAGCACAGGGGCATTGCCCTGCTGTTTCCGATGGAGCAGTTGTTTGAGTGCTACCTTGCCAGTTGTCTGCGTCGCCAGTTGCAACCCGGTGCCCGCCTCACGGCTCAGGCCAGCCGCCGGCACTTGCTGAAGCATGCCACCCACCCTGCCAGCGAGCCACAGGGCTGGTTTACGCTGAAACCGGATTTTCTGGTGGAGCATCATCAGGCCTCTTTTGTGCTGGACGCCAAGTGGAAACTGCTTAACCAGCACCAGGCCACCAGCGAGCACAAATACGGCATCAGGCAGGCGGATCTCTACCAGATGTTTGCCTATGGCCATACCTACCTGAGCGGCGAAGGCCACCTGATGCTGATTTACCCGAAACACAGGGATTTTAACCAGCCATTGCCGGCATTTCATTTTGACGAGCGTTTATCGCTATGGTGTGTGCCGCTGGATTTGGATAACGGCGAGCTGGTGCCGGGAGACTGGCAGAGTGCCTTTGAATGTTTTAGCCAACCGATAACAACAAGCCCCTAA
- a CDS encoding type I restriction endonuclease subunit R, which translates to MHQAPKFQEEYSAKLPAMALLANLGWSFINPEQALAARAGKADEVVLRSLLRAELAKRTYTQAGTERALSAKAIDNLVAEVCSPALNEGLHTANERLYNHLLYGIAVTEFVDGKKVSPTIPLIDWHNPANNSFVFTEEFTVTRAGGVESRRPDLVCFVNGIPLVVIEAKRPDGHGNKGPTVEEGISQSLRNQRPDEIPLLFAYSQLLLSINGNEGRYGTCGTPKKFWAAWREEDITDADMQALKNRPLSATQLQALFSHRPAKDLDWYQSLIAGGELAITGQDKLLISLLSPNRLLEMIRYFILFDKKAGKIVARYQQVFGIKRLIDRIQTQRADGGREGGVVWHTTGSGKSFTMVFLSRALILHEALKQCRLLVVTDRVDLESQLSRTFMMSGELEGKKDKVAAMATSGKRLAEQIGRGTERIMFSLIQKFNSATKRPECHNDSPNIIVLIDEGHRSQGGENHIKMRQALPKAAFVAFTGTPLLQDDKTTNKFGPIVHAYTMQRAVEDETVTPLLYEERIPDLDVNERAIDSWFDRITEGLSDQQKADLKRKFGKKGQVFGADDRIRLIALDIANHFVKNIDEGLKGQLACDSKASAIKYKKYLDEAGLFESAVVMSPPDTREGNTAVDESAMPEVAQWWKDNVGSQDEQAYTKDVVERFDKDDKLKLLIVVDKLLTGFDEPKNTVLYIDKSLKQHNLIQAIARVNRLHPKKKFGLLIDYRGILAELDTTIAKYQDLASRTQGGYDINDIDGLYQSMSTEYKRLPQLYKQLWAIFDGVNNKNDIEQLRRVLVPNMQERDGELVDVHLKVREDFYAALSAFASCLKIALQSATFFEDKSFTEDDRRLYKETVKQFSSLRQLVQQDAGERIDFDEYAEQVKKLLDKHVVGVDVKEPDGVYEVGKMGKQQQPQDWTEEKTRNETDIIKTRVTRMIEQELRDDPYAQEAFSWLLRQAIEEAEKLFDHPLKQYLLFQEFEQQVQTRRLDELPDAFAGNRHAQAYFGVFKKTLPAVFAMTDDQVQNKWVKLAFELDDIVTAAVAEHSINPQNIEAEIRKQLLPRLFKECKAVGGGMDQARNMVEMVVQITRVGLS; encoded by the coding sequence ATGCATCAGGCTCCCAAGTTTCAGGAAGAATACAGCGCTAAGCTGCCAGCCATGGCGCTGCTCGCCAATCTGGGCTGGTCGTTTATTAACCCGGAGCAGGCGCTGGCAGCCCGGGCCGGCAAGGCCGATGAGGTGGTGTTACGCAGTCTGCTGCGGGCGGAACTGGCCAAGCGCACTTATACCCAGGCGGGAACAGAACGGGCGCTGTCGGCCAAGGCCATCGACAATCTGGTGGCAGAGGTGTGCAGCCCGGCCCTGAACGAAGGCCTGCACACTGCCAATGAAAGGCTCTATAACCATCTGCTGTACGGCATTGCCGTCACCGAATTTGTGGATGGTAAAAAGGTCAGTCCCACCATACCGCTGATTGACTGGCACAATCCGGCCAACAACAGCTTTGTATTTACCGAAGAGTTCACCGTTACCCGTGCCGGTGGTGTAGAGAGCCGACGCCCCGATTTGGTGTGCTTTGTGAACGGCATTCCGCTGGTAGTGATTGAGGCCAAACGGCCCGATGGTCATGGCAATAAGGGCCCTACCGTGGAGGAAGGCATTTCCCAAAGCCTGCGCAATCAGCGGCCCGATGAAATTCCCCTGTTATTTGCCTACAGCCAGCTGTTGCTGTCGATTAACGGCAACGAAGGTCGTTATGGCACCTGCGGCACACCGAAAAAGTTCTGGGCCGCCTGGCGGGAAGAAGACATTACCGATGCAGACATGCAGGCTTTAAAGAACCGCCCCCTGTCTGCCACTCAGCTGCAAGCGCTGTTCAGCCATCGGCCTGCCAAGGATCTGGACTGGTATCAGAGTCTGATTGCCGGTGGCGAGCTGGCCATTACCGGGCAGGATAAATTACTGATCAGCCTGCTGAGCCCGAATCGCCTGCTGGAGATGATCCGTTACTTCATTCTGTTTGATAAAAAGGCCGGCAAAATTGTGGCTCGTTATCAGCAGGTGTTTGGCATCAAGCGGCTGATTGACCGTATTCAGACCCAGCGGGCCGATGGTGGCCGGGAAGGCGGTGTGGTCTGGCACACCACCGGCTCCGGCAAGTCGTTCACCATGGTGTTTTTAAGCCGGGCGCTGATTTTGCACGAGGCGCTGAAGCAATGCCGGCTGCTGGTGGTCACCGACAGGGTGGATCTGGAAAGCCAGCTGAGCAGAACCTTTATGATGAGCGGTGAGCTGGAAGGCAAAAAGGACAAGGTCGCTGCCATGGCGACCTCTGGAAAGCGCCTGGCCGAGCAGATTGGTCGAGGCACTGAGCGCATCATGTTTTCCCTGATCCAGAAGTTCAACAGTGCCACCAAGCGCCCGGAATGCCATAACGACAGCCCCAATATCATTGTGTTGATTGACGAAGGCCACCGCAGCCAGGGCGGGGAAAATCACATAAAAATGCGTCAGGCCCTGCCCAAGGCAGCCTTTGTGGCCTTTACCGGCACCCCGCTGCTGCAGGATGACAAGACCACCAACAAGTTCGGCCCCATTGTGCATGCCTACACCATGCAACGGGCGGTGGAAGACGAGACGGTAACACCGCTGCTCTATGAAGAGCGTATTCCCGACCTGGATGTGAACGAGCGGGCCATCGACAGCTGGTTTGATCGCATTACCGAAGGCCTGAGCGATCAGCAAAAGGCCGATCTCAAGCGCAAGTTCGGTAAAAAAGGCCAGGTATTCGGTGCCGATGACCGCATTCGGCTGATAGCGCTGGATATTGCCAATCACTTCGTCAAAAACATCGATGAAGGCCTGAAAGGCCAGCTGGCCTGTGACAGCAAGGCCTCGGCCATCAAGTATAAAAAGTATCTGGATGAAGCCGGGCTGTTTGAGTCAGCGGTGGTGATGAGCCCGCCCGACACCCGGGAAGGCAACACTGCCGTGGATGAGTCGGCCATGCCGGAAGTGGCCCAGTGGTGGAAGGACAACGTGGGCAGCCAGGACGAACAGGCCTACACCAAGGATGTGGTGGAGCGGTTCGACAAGGACGACAAGCTCAAGTTGCTGATTGTGGTAGACAAGCTGCTCACCGGTTTTGACGAGCCCAAAAATACCGTGCTCTATATCGACAAATCGCTGAAGCAGCACAACCTGATCCAGGCCATTGCCCGGGTTAACCGGCTGCACCCTAAAAAGAAGTTCGGCCTGCTTATCGACTATCGCGGCATTCTGGCTGAGCTGGACACCACCATTGCCAAATATCAGGATCTGGCGTCTCGCACTCAGGGCGGTTACGACATTAACGACATTGATGGTTTGTATCAGTCCATGAGCACGGAATACAAGCGACTGCCACAGCTCTATAAACAGCTGTGGGCCATTTTTGATGGCGTGAACAACAAAAATGATATTGAGCAGCTGCGCCGGGTGCTGGTGCCCAACATGCAGGAGCGAGACGGGGAACTGGTGGATGTGCACCTCAAGGTGCGTGAAGACTTCTATGCCGCACTCTCGGCCTTTGCCAGTTGCCTGAAGATTGCGCTGCAATCGGCCACCTTCTTTGAAGATAAAAGTTTCACTGAAGACGACCGCCGCCTCTACAAGGAAACCGTCAAACAGTTCAGCAGTCTGCGCCAACTGGTGCAGCAGGACGCGGGTGAACGCATCGACTTTGACGAATACGCCGAGCAGGTAAAAAAGCTGCTCGACAAGCATGTGGTGGGCGTGGACGTTAAAGAGCCTGATGGCGTCTATGAAGTGGGCAAAATGGGCAAGCAACAGCAGCCCCAGGACTGGACCGAAGAGAAAACCCGTAACGAGACCGACATCATCAAAACCCGGGTCACTCGCATGATTGAGCAAGAGCTGAGGGATGATCCTTATGCTCAGGAAGCGTTTTCCTGGCTGCTGCGTCAGGCCATTGAAGAAGCGGAAAAGCTCTTTGATCACCCGCTGAAGCAATACCTGCTGTTCCAGGAGTTTGAGCAGCAGGTACAGACGCGCCGGTTGGATGAGCTGCCCGATGCCTTTGCGGGTAATCGTCATGCCCAGGCTTATTTTGGGGTGTTCAAGAAGACGCTGCCTGCTGTCTTTGCCATGACGGACGATCAGGTGCAGAACAAGTGGGTCAAACTGGCCTTTGAGCTGGATGACATCGTTACCGCTGCCGTGGCTGAGCACTCCATCAATCCGCAAAACATTGAGGCGGAGATCCGCAAGCAGCTGTTGCCGCGTCTGTTTAAAGAGTGCAAGGCGGTGGGCGGCGGCATGGATCAGGCCCGCAATATGGTGGAAATGGTGGTGCAGATCACCCGGGTGGGGCTGAGCTGA
- a CDS encoding M48 family metallopeptidase — MNVPIHEPGRTLGFWYGDERITFERVKRRQGSDKVLIKVHPDCRVVVSAPEGSHDDAVTAAVKQRARWIHEQLRDFRQQQEHITPRRYISGESHYYLGKQHLLKVVVDPDQPQGVKLLRGRLEVSVRAAEADKVKALLNAWYKTRAREVFNRRLDALLPQTLWVTERPPLRILTMQTQWGSCSPQGRITLNPHLVKAPRECIDYVILHELCHLAEHNHSERFYRLMGQVMPRWEKVKSKLDDMVYRYF, encoded by the coding sequence ATGAATGTGCCTATTCATGAGCCGGGCCGCACCCTTGGCTTCTGGTACGGTGACGAACGCATTACCTTTGAGCGGGTAAAGCGGCGGCAAGGCAGTGACAAGGTGTTGATTAAGGTGCATCCGGATTGCCGGGTGGTGGTCTCGGCACCGGAAGGCTCTCATGATGACGCCGTGACGGCGGCGGTAAAGCAACGAGCCCGGTGGATTCATGAGCAACTGAGGGATTTTCGCCAGCAGCAGGAGCACATCACGCCGCGCCGTTATATCAGTGGTGAAAGCCATTACTATCTGGGCAAGCAGCACCTGTTGAAGGTGGTGGTTGACCCTGATCAGCCTCAGGGAGTAAAGCTGCTGAGGGGCCGGCTGGAAGTCTCGGTGCGTGCTGCGGAAGCCGACAAGGTGAAGGCACTGCTGAATGCCTGGTACAAGACCCGGGCCAGGGAAGTGTTTAACCGCCGCCTCGATGCCCTCTTGCCCCAGACTCTGTGGGTAACCGAGCGCCCGCCCCTGCGTATTCTCACCATGCAGACCCAGTGGGGTAGCTGCTCGCCACAGGGCCGCATTACCCTTAACCCGCACCTGGTCAAGGCCCCGCGTGAGTGCATTGATTACGTGATTTTGCATGAGCTTTGCCATTTGGCTGAGCATAACCACAGCGAACGCTTCTACCGGCTGATGGGACAGGTTATGCCCAGGTGGGAAAAGGTGAAGTCAAAACTTGATGATATGGTTTACAGGTATTTTTAG